In one Neobacillus sp. CF12 genomic region, the following are encoded:
- a CDS encoding 2,4'-dihydroxyacetophenone dioxygenase family protein: protein MSNTKNVQAPVAYHAGNVNVDELPWVPYFGEAKFKLLKVNPVTGQNITLLYVPAKMQLPAHFHPGQVIVYTVQGSWRYLEESWISKPGDMVFEPAGSTHTPSAVGDEDVITFNIVEGTLDYLGENGEIIARDNWESFLKRYLDYCEAEGIEPVDVTAF, encoded by the coding sequence GTGAGTAATACAAAAAATGTACAAGCACCAGTAGCATATCATGCAGGAAATGTTAATGTAGATGAATTGCCTTGGGTTCCTTATTTTGGAGAAGCGAAATTTAAATTGCTTAAAGTCAACCCTGTGACAGGACAGAATATTACCTTATTATATGTACCTGCGAAAATGCAGCTTCCGGCCCATTTTCATCCTGGACAAGTCATTGTTTATACCGTACAAGGGTCTTGGAGATATCTAGAGGAGTCTTGGATCTCCAAACCTGGCGACATGGTTTTTGAACCTGCTGGCTCCACACATACACCTTCAGCTGTAGGGGATGAAGACGTTATTACCTTCAATATTGTGGAAGGAACATTAGACTATCTGGGTGAGAATGGAGAAATTATTGCACGAGATAACTGGGAATCATTCCTGAAAAGATACCTTGACTATTGCGAGGCTGAAGGAATTGAACCAGTTGATGTGACTGCGTTTTAA